A segment of the Coregonus clupeaformis isolate EN_2021a unplaced genomic scaffold, ASM2061545v1 scaf0686, whole genome shotgun sequence genome:
TTAACTCAGATTAAATCCCATATTTCTCACTAATTTGACCATTTAGAGACCAGTCTCTccagaccagggtttcccaaactcggtcccggggccctagcactacacaggcCATTCCAAAtagccaactcatcatcaagctttgattactttttccccccactcggggccccccttccagcatggGGAACATCCCCTTagaagaacattttgcagtttcaaagctaattttcttgcaattctatacattttgccaagtctaatgtgtattcatgcgatatttgagtgactaaaaaattacaacaatataTATGGCCTAAAAAAAGTTAAttaaaaaacgttagctgacatgggctagttgatctggacatttttGACAAGTtaaaatagctctctaaggtctgcaATGACAAGACAAGAGGAACTGTTGATACACAACCCAATTTAGGAATTCAACTTTTACAACTTTCAAGGGTAAATTTAAAGCTGGACTGAGATATTTGTTGTTgggtttttttgtgggggggggccGCCGCTGCCGACCTctcgccccacagtttgggaaccactgtgctAGACCAGTGTCCATGGGGTCTGTGtagcaaatcacattttatttgtcacatgcttcgtagacaacaggtgtagtctaacagtgaaatgcttacttacggctccttttccaacaatgcaaagtTAAAGATAACAGGCTGAACGTTTGACGTCCAGACTTTAGGGCcctctggtcataagtagtgcactattcgAATAGGGTGCCAGCTGAGAAGCAACCCGACATGTATGCTGATGTGAAGGATTGGTAGCTAGTTACCTAGCTAGAACATATTGGAGATCCTAGCTCTAACTACCTTAGTCAAGTGGTCCACTTTCATGTTATCTATGATGAGGTTTTTCTGCGACATCTCTATTTTCAACAGCTGAATGTTGTGCAGTAGCTCTTTCCTTTCGATGAGCTGCCGAGTGACTTTCTGGGCCCCGGTCCCGTCTCGTTCGTCCGACGATGAGATGTCTTCGGTGGGCACCGTGGTCTCCAGACTGAATTCTTCCGACTCCTCTAGCGAGCTGGAGATGTTCACCGACGGGTTTTTCTGCTTCTTCGGAGGCATCTTGTTGCTAGATAGGTACCTCGGTTTTTGTCAAGCAAGTAAGGGATCTGCTTTTGCCCGGTAACTAACGTTACTAGCATACAACTTTAGTATTACCGAAGATTAAGGATTAGCGAACTCAAAGAGTTCAAGGACATCAAGGCGTTAGCctagctgacgttagctagctagttgcatGATTGGACTAGCTAGTTAACGTCGACTGTTGCACCATATATACTGGTAACTAACTCCTTATATATGTGGTTGCACTAACTGTTAGCTACAGTGCTATAGTACAtaacatagttagctagctaacgtcgaCTGTTGCACCATATATACTGGTAACTAACTCCTTATATATGTGGTTGCACTAACTGTTAGCTACAGTGCTATAGTACAtaacatagttagctagctaacgtcgaCTGTTGCACCATATATACTGGTAACTAGCTCCTTATCTGTGGTTGCACTAACTGTTAGCTACAGTGCTATAGTACAtaacatagttagctagctaacgtcgaCTGTTGCACCATATATACTGGTAACTAGCTCCTTATATATGTGGTTGCACTAACTGTTAGCTACAGTGCTATAGTACAtaacatagttagctagctaacgtcgaCTGTTGCACCATATATACTGGTAACTAACTCCTTATATATGTGGTTGCACTAACTGTTAGCTACAGTGCTATAGTACAtaacatagttagctagctaacgtcgaCTGTTGCACCATATATACTGGTAACTAGCTCCTTATCTGTGGTTGCACTAACTGTTAGCTACAGTGCTATAGTACAtaacatagttagctagctaacgtcgaCTGTTGCACCATATATACTGGTAACTAACTCCTTATCTGTGGTTGCACTAACTGTTAGCTACAGTGCTATAGTACAtaacatagttagctagctaacgtcgaCTGTTGCACCATATATACTGGTAACTAACTCCTTATATATGTGGTTGCACTAACTGTTAGCTACAGTGCTATAGTACAtaacatagttagctagctaacgtcgaCTGTTGCACCATATATACTGGTAACTAGCTCCTTATCTGTGGTTGCACTAACTGTTAGCTACAGTGCTATAGTACGTAACATAGTTAGCAAGCTACTGTTGGTTAAAGTTCACTGTCCAACAGGTAGCTTCCTATCTAGCTGGCTAATTCCGTACAAATTATTCATTTTTTTGTCATATCCATCAATTCAATGGGGTTTAGCATTTACCACTTCTATTCGcgaactaaaatgtaaatgtaaacaacccAAAATGTTTGGTGGTCGCTGTTTTCATAATTTCAACGGTCCCGCTCCGAAACCCATAGAAACCGCCACCAGCAGATCGCAACAAACAAACGGAAGTGACATCAGAGTCACGTACATCTTTTTGCGACcgcatcttcttcttcttcgaggTTTTATTGGCGGACTACATCCAAATATGGTGTATTGCCACCACCTACTGGGTGGGGTGAAAACAGAAACTTTAACCactaaaaatataataataataatacaaaaaaactaaatatGAATCAACCCTAATCAGGCTCTGGGGCCCGAGAGGTTGGGACCGCAATAGACACTACTCCGTGTAGCTCTTCAGATGTTAAATATTTTAATCCCAGAAATAGTTCAGCTGCATTAACAATGATAGCGATCTTTCTTGACTTACTTTCAACTTGTGCAGTTCCGTTTACCACCATTGCTATAAATGACACAAATCCCACCTACTTCACATGAAGGATTTCTGGGTCCTGCTGTTGATTCTCGGGCTGTGGTGTAGGCAGACCGTTCTTCACTACCGCCGGACCTTCAAATATACTCACTCTTTCCACCCTTTTGACAGCCTCCGCATAGGAGACTCTCAACTGCCCTGATTTTAGCAACCTCGGTCTCTTTCACCCTAGTCGGGCACTCCAATGATTGCGCTTCATGCTCCCCATCACAGTTGCAACATGTTGCTCCTTGTCTATTCTCTTCTAATAGACATTTAACGTCACCTTCATAGCGGTCTTTCCCTCACATCCCACATCCCGGCTTCTCTGTCTGCAGACACTTCTTACATGTCCAAACATTTTACAGAAAGAACATTGCAAAGGCCTATTTACAAAAGCTCTAACAGTAGACATATCCCAGTTGCACTCGAGTTGGGAGAGACTCCCCGTCAAAAAAAACACTAGAACAGAcaaacttcttcttcttcttgccaTTAACCATACGATTCATTCTACAGACATCGACCACTCCTGGAATTTCCTTCAATAAAGCAAATGTCAACAACATCCTCCGAGACTCCAGATATTACTCCCTTGACAGGTGCCCTGCTCCGTAGCTCAAAGCATGATACATTATATCCATCAACTTGTTTGATATCCAACAGACATTTCTTCTGTTCCTCAGAAACACAAGAAATCAGTAACTAACCCACTTCTCGTGACCTTCACTGATTTGACTTTACCCAATGCTTTTTCCATCATTTTGGATGTTTTGAACGGGGTTCCACAAGTCAGGCATATGCCtctctttcaaatcaaatcacattttattggtcacatagacatattttatttattgtttttATTATTGCAACAATAATACCAATATTACACATCAATACAGGGACATTCCTGTGAatacaatacatttaaatgtgaCAAGGCAATGAGAAATTAACATACATTCAGAGAAATTACTTCTAATAATTTGTCCAACTTTTTAAGTTACACAAGTTTGAGGGATTTATTAAATTGTAACAGTTCAATGAAAGaaactacaaaataaataatttccccatcccatcccatttGCGTGTGTGAATATAATATTTGGCCAAGAGAATAGCCTAATAATGTTAATAAAATAGTTATGATCGGAATTACAAGGATAAGCATAATGCCATCTAACACCATCAAAGGTAAACAtaggtatttttttttaaagattttaTACACAACCATTCATGAATTTCAATCCATAGTTTACTAGAATGGCGGCATGAAAAAAAATAAATGCTCTATAGATTCTGAATCAGAGGAGCAAAAAACACAAGGCGTTTTGTCAAAATTGAACCGTTTATGCAAGAAATCATTAACGGGTAAAAGGTAGTCGCTTTTGACCATAGCATTGGTTGGTCACTTCCATAGCAAAATATTTGAATTATAAtccatatttagcagatgttattgcgtgtggagcgaaatgcttgtgttcctaactccaacggtgcagtagtatctaacaattcacaacaatacacacaaatctaaaagtaaaagaatggaattaagaaatatgtaaatattagcacgagcaatgtctgagtggcattgactaaaatacagtagaatagaatacagtatatacacacatatgagatgagtaaagcagtatgtaaacattattaaagtgactagtgttccattattaaagtgaccagtgattccatgtctatgtatatagggcagcagcctctaagctgcagggttgagtaatcgggtggtagccggctagtgatggctatttaacagtctgatgaccttgagatagaagctgtttttcagtctctcggtcccagctttgatgcacctgtaaaaaaataaaaataaataacggtaTTCCTACCAGATACGATGGGTTATTATCAGAACTATATGTATTATTTCCCACAACAATTTTACTTATTTTTTCATTCTTCTGGACCGAAATTAttctatgtattggccattgagagccCTTGAAGCCTccggtcggccatattgccaCTCCCCAGTAGACGCAGTCTTCCATTGGAATGAATGTAATTCTACAGTATTTAAATTAAagattgtaccatctaaaccgctgtgaaatatattttccataaccaaaatttttttattttcagctgtttgaagctggtttacaaaacctaaagtaaaagacacaaaaacgaaATGTAccggaagcatagaaatagcacacatagaacacatCTACTGCTTcgtagacttgctttcaatgagaatgacagatctattatacatatttctatgtgaatttggtgagGAAGCCcaaaaaaagttacatattgcagctttaaatgtttcaaggacaaaatgacatgtatttaagtatgttgttgttgtagtggagACAATAACATTAGTAATCTAAGAAAATTATACTTTAACGAAAATGTTCTTATACATTTTTTcattttatgtttagctcacataatataatttaaaagtatgcatcaAGGTGTCTGTCATAGAATACACGTGGCAAAAAAACAAATGTAgaatatttagctagcagcctccatggaaattcgctattacttgtgctaattttgttagcattctgatGATAGACGCCCAATGGGCTTTTTAGTGTTTTTTGGAGCCCCCTTTCTGTAACTTCCAAAATAATTTTTACaacggtgggggagtgccaagatggaggcacggtggcttcaacacagcccCCCTGTCGGTCacctagtgtatatataaactaTTGAGTTGGACGCAGGTGAAGTTTAAACTCAGTTGGTAGTTTAGGGTAATTTCCAGCTTCAAATTGTCTCTTGCATTAAACGTTGTTTACTATTTATTGACGTAGGAAAATAACATATTTTTGTATGATTGGTGAAATGTGAGAATCTTCTGGACAAATTGTGTGTCTCAGACCGTTAATCCCGGAACAAATATTTTTGCACTTGCATCAGCCCGACTGAATAATGGCGTTGCACACGTTTCAACGTGACCTTTCGATATTCTTCGATAAGCATGGATGGCAAATTGAATTCAGACTGACACAAATGTAAGACATTTAATGGAATACTACCACGATTATATGATCTATTCTGTCCTTGTTGAGAGTGGACCTTAATTGCAGTTTGTATGATTTTTTTGTGTGATTATGGAACACAAACGCTTCCTATCATGTCTGCACGTCTACCTGTATTCCCTCCTCTCCTGATGGACAGTTCTGGGACTTTAATATAACGACGTGAATGTAAACATCTTGACCCCATACGCATGTATCATCAAACCATTGAAATGATGAGGTTTCTGACCCCACCGCTTTTGAACGAGCTGCGGCGGCGTATCCCGCTGCTACCACTCACCTGCCCTCTCCCACCCCACCACTCTGCACGCCTAAGCCGTCCTCTCTATACCGGGGCCACACTAAGAAAAGATGTACCCCTCCCTCAGCCTAAAGCAGAGCAGACTGAAGAGAAACTGGACCTGGACATATGGAAGTCTGTGATGAAGCTTCAGGTCCCAGCGCCGGAGGAGGAGAAACTGGGAGgtgtggaggagggaggtggtggtggtgctgcTTTTTCAGGACCAGGAGGAGGTGTAGCAGCAGGAGGTGTAGCAGGGCAGGAGGAGATTTCCTCCCGCAGGAGGCCACCAGAGAGCTGGTAGTGATGTGGCGTCAGGCTGGGAAGCTGGTGCCAGAGAGCATGACTGACGAGGAGCTGGGGATCCTGGCGGAGCTCCAAACCAAGTCCTCCAAGAAGAAGTACCTGAAATACCTGGCCATCAAGGAGGGCCACAAGAAGAGCCGCAAGGAGAAGCaggagaagaggaagggagagaggagtgagaggttTCTGGAGGATGATAGGATCAGGCCTGGTggtctgagaggagaggagggggaactgAAGAACACCTTCCTGCTCCAGTTCTGGGGTCGTTCCCTGGATAAGCTGCTGGGGTGGAGGTCGGCCCAGGCCATGGTGTTCGGCCAGCCACTGGTGTTTGACATGTCCTACGAACAGCAGATGACGCGTCGGGAGGTGGAGAACACCGTGTCCCAGCTgatggaggtggaggggtggaaccGCAGAGCCCCAGAACCCTTCCACCTCCACTTCTGTAACTTGCAGCCCGACGGGGGCTACCGCAGGGAGCTGGTGAAACGGTACGGCGCCGAGGCCTGGGAGCGCCTCCTCATCACCTCCACAGAGCAGCGCCACGTGGACCTGTTCCCCCGGGACGACCTGGTCTACCTGACGGCTGACTCCCCCAACGTCCTCCGTACCTTCGACAACTCCAAGGTCTACATCGTGGGCTCCATGGTGGACCGCTCCATCCaatcggggctgtcgctggccaacGCCAAGCGTCTGAAGCTGAATACGGCCCGTCTGCCGCTGGATGACTTCCTCCAATGGGAGACGGGGGCCAAGAACCTGACTCTGGATCAGATGATACGCATCCTGCTGACGCTGAAGGGGACGGGGAGGTGGGAGGAGGCGTTGGAGTACGTACCCAAGAGGAAACATGATGGATTCTaccaggagagagacaggggctcAGATAGGGCCAGGGGGTTTAGTGGGAGAACCAGAGAAACAGGGTTCAGAgctggggacagagacagagacacagggttCAGAGCTGGGGACAGAACCAGAGACACAGGGTTCAGAGCTGGGGACAGAACCAGAGACACAGGGTTCAGAGCTGGGGACAGAGACAGTGATAGAACATTCAGAgctggggacagagacagagacacagggttCAGAGctggggacagagacagtatggaggagtggagacagaaacagatgaatggtgtggtcagagagagaggcTCCACTGCCAGACATAAGGACAGTGTATTCAGTAGTAGAGACAGGGACATCAGGActggggacagagacagtatggaggagtggagacagaaacagattaatggtgtagtcagagagagaggctcCACTGCTAGACATAAGGACAGTGTATTCAGTAGTAGAGACAGGGtagcagccagagagagaggctCCACTGCTAGACATAAGGACAGTGTATTCAGTAGTAGAGACAGGGTAGCAGCCAGTAAGGAAGCAGAACCTACAGGGGATGCAGAGACCAGCACCAGGGTACGGACCTCACTGAAAAGCAAGATGGAGGATCGCAACAGTACAGCCAAGAGCGGGAAGAAATGGCGGGAGGAAGAGTAGCCTTATCAACCAAAGATACAGAGACATTTCTCCTCTGAATGTGGTTCTGTTTCACCATGTTGGTGtaaatcagggttcttcaattccggtcctggaggggggccgaaacacctctgtttttcatcctctccttctaatcaggggctaattcagacctgggacaccaggtgagtgcaattaactaccaggtagaaataaaaaaaacagaagtgtttcggccctccaggaccggaattgaagaaccctggtgtaaaTGGATGTGGTTCAGAGATGAACTGATGATGAGAAGCCCTGGTGTAAATGGATGTGGTTCAGAGATGAACTGATGATGAGAAGCCCTGGTGTAAATGGATGTGGTTCAGAGATGAACTGATGATGGGAAGCCCTGGTGTAAATGGATGTGGTTCAGAGATGAACTGATGATGAGAAGCCCTGGTGTAAATGGATGTGGTTCAGAGATGAACTGATGATGAGAAGCCCTGGTGTAAATGGATGTGGTTCAGAGATGAACTGATGATGGGAAGCCCTGGTGTAAATGGATGTGGTTCAGAGATGAACTGATGATGAGAAGCCCTTGTAAATGCCTTGAACATAAACATGTTGATAGCAACTCAGTGAGACTGTTGATTATTTGGAATCTTTGGCGTGTGCTACTGAGTGTCAATGtacactcaacaaaaatataaacgcaacatgtaaagtgtttgacccatgtttcatgagctgaaataaaaaaaatccctgaaattttccatatgcacaaaaaagcttatttctctcaaatcttttgcacacatttgtttacatccctgttagtgagcatttctcctttgccaagataatccatccacctgacaggtgtggcatatcaagaagctgattaaacagcatgatcattacacaggtgcaccttgtgctggggacaataaaaggacactttaaaatgtgcagtgttgtcacaccacacaatgccacagatgtatcaagttttgagggagcgtgcaattagcatgctgactgcaggaatgtttaccagagctgttgccagataattgaatgttaatttctctaccataagcctcctcctacgttgttttagagaatttggcagtaagtccaaccggcctcactactgcagaccacgtgtaaccacgccaacccaggacctccacatccggcttcttcacctgtgggaatggctgaggggggtgctgaggagtatttctgtctgtagtaaagccattttgtgggggGAAACTCTTTCTGATTagttgggcctggctccccattggGTGGGCCTGTGCCCTCCAAGGCCCAGACATGGCTGCACCGCtgcccagtcatttgaaatccatagattacattttacattttagtcatttagcagacgctcttatccagagcgacttacagtgagtgagtgcatacatgattagggcctaattcatttgtttcaattgactgatttccttataaactaacacagtcaaatctttgaaattatatTGTCTAGCTGAATTACAGTTTAAGTTAAAAACCATTTACTCCAGAAGAGCAATATTTCCATTCATCCTGTACTCAAGCGTTATGATTTGGACAGATTCTCACTAAAGAAACACACAGTAAATAGTAGATGTAACAAATCTTTAATTTTGTTCTCAGACATGAAGGAATTTAGAAAAATCTTTACATAGAGAAaatggtcaacaacaaaaaacattaatCTTatttactttacatttacattttacatttttgtcatttagcagacgctcttatccagagcgacttacaggagcaattagggttaagtgccttgctcaagggcacatcgacagatttttcacctagtcggctcggggattagaaccagcgacctttcgctcttaaccactaagccacctgccgcccacTTTCATCTACTTACacgccttcttaaaagtgaaacGTTTTCAGTCACTTCATGGGGaagacagtgcattcagaaagtacagGATTCATAGCCTTTgacctgaattaaaaatggattaaattgataaaTATTTCTAACCCATcgacacacaacaccccataatgacaaagtgaaaacgtgtttagaaattttagctaacgtgttgaaaatgaaatgctgaaatatctcatttaaatCAGTATTCACACCTTAAAACACAAGGCGAAATCTCCGCTGGAGTTGTTGACCAAGAAgacggtgaatgttcctgagtggcctagataGATAGTTcagacttaaatctacttgaaaatctatggcaagacctaaaaACGGTTGTCTAGCAACgaccaacaaccaatttgacgtaGCTTGAATAAATCTCacccatccacacacaataccccataatgacaaagtgaaaacacgtttggtcgatactttgtagaagcacgttTGGCAGCTGCCAAAGCtgcgagtctttctgggtaagtctctaagagctttccacaccatcctccgttttctcccgtcgcagccattcaactctgtaaccgttttgaaaagtcaccattggcctcatggtgaaatccctgagcggtttccttccactccgggcgactgactgactgcaataggaaggacgcctgtatctttgtagtgactgggtttattgatagcaccatccaaagtgtaatgaataacttcaccatgctcaaaagggatattcaatgtctgcttttttaccattccaccaataggtgcccttctttgcgaggcgttggaaaacctccctggtctttgtggtcgaatctgtttgaaattcattgctctactgagggaccttagagataattgtatgtgtggggtacagagatgaggtagtcgttcaaaaatcatgttaaacactattattatagtccatgcaacttattatgtgacttgttaagcacatttttactcctgaacttatttaggcttgccataacaaaggggttgaatacttattgactcgacatttaagcttttcattttcaattaatttgtaaacatttctaaatgcATAATTCCacgttgacattatggggtattgtaaattcaggctgtaacacaacaaaatgtggaaaaagtcaaggggtgtgaatgctttctgaaggcactaaccTTTCCACACAAATATAGATCTAATATAATTGGGTATCAGATGATTTCTGATCGAATCTCACTGGACAGCAGATATCTGCCTCATTCCAGTGCAAACTGCAAATACGGCAACATCTGAGTAACTCCCCCACTGCAAAGAATCCAAATTCAAACAGAACAGAAATACCTTGAATATGTGGGGTACCTTTCACCTTTAAACTAAAAaccttctgtctgtctgcaacATCCTCTGAACACAGCCCTGCCTCTCCTGTTTCCCCACATCTAGTATACTTATCAGATGAATTCAATAAATATAACACTCAATAAAAACCTGATGGTGAATCAATCATACTGCTTAAAAACCAAAAACATCCGTGAGGAGTGCATttctatatacatttacatttcatttgaTAAATAGCATCTTAGCTAGCCCGAGTTGAAGTCGTCAGCAGTCTTCTCTCAGTAGATGCTGTCTCTAACACTGGGAGGTCATCATGATGTCATGACTCACTAGTCTTCAGCAGTGTTCTCTCAATAGATGCTGTCATCTCTAACACGGAGGTCATCATGATGTCATGACTCACTAGTCTTCAGCAGTGTTCTCTCAATAGATGCTGTCGCTAACACGGAGGTCATCATGATGTCATGACTCACTAGCTAAAAGCTAGTCCCAACAGTCTTAAAATGTTTcctttcctcatctcctttccttctGAATGACTGTTGGGACACAGCCTGACTAATCTAACCCTATCAACTTCCTCTGCACTGC
Coding sequences within it:
- the LOC121537582 gene encoding tRNA methyltransferase 10 homolog C; its protein translation is MEVCDEASGPSAGGGETGRCGGGRWWWCCFFRTRRRCSSRRCSRAGGDFLPQEATRELVVMWRQAGKLVPESMTDEELGILAELQTKSSKKKYLKYLAIKEGHKKSRKEKQEKRKGERSERFLEDDRIRPGGLRGEEGELKNTFLLQFWGRSLDKLLGWRSAQAMVFGQPLVFDMSYEQQMTRREVENTVSQLMEVEGWNRRAPEPFHLHFCNLQPDGGYRRELVKRYGAEAWERLLITSTEQRHVDLFPRDDLVYLTADSPNVLRTFDNSKVYIVGSMVDRSIQSGLSLANAKRLKLNTARLPLDDFLQWETGAKNLTLDQMIRILLTLKGTGRWEEALEYVPKRKHDGFYQERDRGSDRARGFSGRTRETGFRAGDRDRDTGFRAGDRTRDTGFRAGDRTRDTGFRAGDRDSDRTFRAGDRDRDTGFRAGDRDSMEEWRQKQMNGVVRERGSTARHKDSVFSSRDRDIRTGDRDSMEEWRQKQINGVVRERGSTARHKDSVFSSRDRVAASKEAEPTGDAETSTRVRTSLKSKMEDRNSTAKSGKKWREEE